DNA from Rhizobacter sp. J219:
CCTGCTACCGCGCCTGGCTGGCGGAAACCGGTGCCCAGCCGGCGGTCGTGGCCGGGCACTCGCTCGGTGAATACAGCGCGCTTGTCGCGGCCGGCAGCCTGAGCCTGGCCCAGGCCCTGCCGCTGGTGCGTTTCCGCGCCCAGGCGATGCAGCAGGCGGTGCCGGTCGGGCAGGGGGGCATGGCTGCCATCCTGGGCCTGGACGCCGCGCAAGTCATCGAAGGTTGTTCCGAAGCGGCGGCCGAAGTCGGCCAGCCCGTGGAGGCAGCGAACTTCAATGACCCGAAGCAGACCGTGATTGCCGGTACCAAGGCCGCCGTCGACCGGGCTTGCGAAGTGCTCAAGGCCAAGGGTGCCAAACGCGCCCTGCCGCTGGCGGTGTCGGCCCCGTTCCATTCGAGTCTGATGAAGCCCGCTGGTGAAGCCCTGAGGCTACGTCTGGCCGACACGGTGCTCGCAGCACCGCAGATTCCGCTCATCAACAACATCGACGTGGCCTTGCAGACCGACCCGGTGGCGATCCGCGATGCGCTGTACCGCCAATCCTTCGGTGCGGTTCGCTGGGTCGAGACGATCCAGGCGATCCGCGCGCGCGGCATTTCTCACATCGTCGAATGCGGCCCGGGCAAGGTGCTGGCCGGCATGGTCAAACGCATCGACACCGAGGCCACCGGCTTGGCGATGTACGACCCGGCCACGCTGGCCGAGGTGAAGGGAGCGCTGGCATGAGCGAGCTTCAATTCGCAGGGCAGGTGGCACTGGTCACCGGGGCATCGCGTGGCATCGGTCGCGTGATTGCGTTGCAGTTGGCGTCGCAGGGCCTGAAGGTGATCGGCACCGCCACGACCGAGGCCGGCGCACAGGCCATCTCCGAAGGCCTGGCGGGCCACGCAGGTTGCCGCGGCATCAGCCTCAACGTGAACGACGGCCAAGCCCTCGAGGCTGCCATCGAAACCATCGTCAAGGAGCATGGTGCGCTGCATGTGCTGGTCAACAACGCCGGCATCACGCGCGACATGCTGTCGATGCGCATGAAAGACGAGGACTGGGACGCGGTGATCGACACCAACCTCAAGGCCGTCTTCCGCGCCAGCCGTGCCGTCACCAAGTCGATGATGAAGCAGCGCTATGGCCGCATCATCAACATCACGAGCGTGGTGGGTGCGACTGGCAACCCCGGCCAAGCCAACTACGCTGCGGCCAAGGCGGGCGTGGCCGGCATGACCCGATCGCTCGCGCGGGAATTGGGCAGCCGCGGCATCACGGTCAACTGCGTCGCGCCGGGCTTCATCGAGACCGACATGACCAAGAAGCTGTCGGAGCAGCAAACCAGCGCGCTGATGACGCAGATCCCGCTCGGTCGCCTGGGTCAGGCCTCCGACATCGCCCACGCGGTGGCGTTTCTCGCGTCGCCGCAGGCCGGCTACATCACCGGTACCGAATTGCATGTCAACGGCGGCATGTTCATGAACTGAGCATCGCTGCCAACGTCAGATCACCACCGGTTTTTTGCCCGCCGGCAGTGCCTTGGGAGTGTCTTAGAGCACCCACCCTACAGGCCGTAGAATCTCGGGCTGTTTACGTAAACCCTCCTGGAGGAGTCATGAGCGATATCGAAGCACGTGTGAAGAAGATCATTGCCGAACAACTCGGCGTGCCTGAGGCCGATGTGTCCAATGAAAAGGCTTTCGTGGCCGACCTGGGCGCGGACTCGCTTGACACGGTGGAACTGGTGATGGCGCTGGAAGACGAATTCGGCATCGAAATCCCCGACGAAGAAGCCGAGAAGATCACCACCGTCCAGCTGGCGATCGATTACGCGCTGAAGCACCAGAAGGCCTGATTCTTCCCGGAGCTGTATCCATGTCACGTCGCCGCGTCGTCATCACCGGCCTCGGGCTCATCAGCCCCGTCGGCAACACGGTGGAAGAAGGCTGGGCCAATATCGTGGCCGGCAAATCCGGCATCGACACGATCACGAGGTTCGATGCCTCGGGCTTCAGCTGCCAGTTCGCCGGCGAGGTGAAGGGCTTCAAGGTCGAGGATTACATCCCCGGCAAGGAAGCGCGCCACATGGACACCTTCATCCACTACGGCATTGCCGCGTCGGCGCAGGCGATCCAGGATGCCGGGCTCCCGACCGGTGACCAGCTGAATGAAGAGCAGGCCGAGCGCATCGGCTGTCTGGTGGGGTCGGGCATCGGTGGCCTGCCGATGATCGAAGAGACGCACGGCGAATACACCTCGCGTGGGCCTCGTCGCATTTCCCCGTTCTTCGTGCCGGCGTCGATCATCAACATGATCTCGGGCCACGTGTCGATCCGTTTCGGCTTCGCCGGGCCGAATCTTGCGATCGTGACGGCATGCACCACCGGCCTGCACTCCATCGGCCAAGCGGCTCGCCTGATCGAATACGGTGATGCCGACGTGATGATTGCCGGCGGCGCCGAGTCGACCATTTCGCCGCTGGGCATCGGCGGCTTCACCGCGCCACGCGCCCTGTCGTCGCGCAATGACGATCCGAAGACCGCTTCGCGTCCCTGGGACAAGGACCGTGATGGCTTCGTCCTCGGCGAAGGCGCCGGTGTGCTGGTGCTCGAAGAGTACGAGCACGCCAAGAAGCGCGGCGCCAAGATCTACGCCGAGTTGGCTGGGTTCGGCATGGGCGCCGATGCGTACCACATGACCGCGCCGAACGTGGACGGCCCGAAACGCTCGATCCGTGCCGCGCTGCGCAACGCCGGCATCGATGGCAGCCAGGTCCAGTACCTCAATGCACACGGTACTTCCACGCCGCTCGGTGACGTGAACGAGACCAATGCGATCAAGCTGGCCTTCGGCGACCACGCCAAGAAGCTCGTCGTGAACTCGACCAAGTCCATGACCGGCCACCTGCTCGGGGGCGCGGGAGGCATCGAGTCGGTATTCACCACGCTGGCCGTGCAGCGCCAGATATCTCCGCCGACCATCAACATCTTCAACCAGGACCCGGAGTGCGATCTCGACTACTGCGCCAACACGGCGCGGGACCTGAAGATCGACTACGCCGTGAAAAACAACTTCGGGTTCGGCGGGACCAACGGCACTTTGGTGTTCAAGCGCATCTGAGCACGACCGCGCGATCCGGCTTCGGCGCCCCTCATGCACGCGCCTCCTCCGTTCCAGATCACCGTTCACCGCTTTGGGGTGTGGCGCGTCGCCTGCGCGGCCTTGGCCTTGGCGGCGTGGGGCGCGACGGCCGGGTGGGCGCTGGGTGCGATGCAGGTCCATCCCGAGTGGCTTGCCCTCTCTCTTCTGGGGTTGGTGGCGGCTTCGGTCGGCCAGCTGGCGCGTTCTTCGCGTCTGGCACCCACGAGCTTGCGTTGGGATGGCCAGCTCTGGCATCTTGGGCCAGAGGACGCCAAAGGGCAGGAGCCGCAGGCTGGCCGACTGGCCGTTGCCTTGGATCTCGGCAGCTGGTTGCTGTTGCGCTTTGTGCCCGAGGGCGCTTGGCGCGGGCGATGGGTGCCGGTGCAGCGTCGTGGGCACGAGCTGGCATGGCATGGCTTGCGGGCTACGGTATATTGCGCGCGGCCTGTTCCCCAGCCCTCCGCGGCGCCGTTCTGAACCCTTCTGATGACCGCCACTGACGCCGATGCACCGCTGATCGAACGCGTCAAGCAAGGCGACGTGAAGGCGTTCGAGATGCTGGTGGTGAAGTACCAGCGGCGCATCGAGCGCCTGATCGGTCGTATGGTGCGCGACGTCGACCTCGTGCCCGACATCGCCCAGGAAACCTTCATCCGCGCCTACCGGGCGATTCCACAGTTCCGGGGCGAGAGCGCGTTCTACACCTGGCTCTACCGCATTGCGGTGAACACCGCCAAGAAAGCGCTGGTCGACCTCAAACGCGACCCGATCGTGACGGAATCCGCACGCTCCGCTCGCGACGAGGAGGACGAAACTTCCCGGCTTGAATCCGAACTAAGCCACGGCGAAACACCCGATGCGATGCTCGCGAGCAAGGAAATCGCGTCTGCCGTGAACGCGTCCATAGAAGCGCTGTCCGAGGACTTGCGGCAGGCCATTACCCTGCGTGAGATCGAAGGGCTCAGCTATGAAGAGATTGCTGAGGTCATGAATTGCCCAATCGGCACGGTTCGCTCTCGGATTTTTCGCGCTCGCGAGGCAATCGCACAGCGTTTGCGCCCCTTGCTGGACACGCGGGAGGGCGAGCGCTGGTAGCGCCTTGGCATGACGATGGTTTTGAGAGTTGGAGGTTGTGATGTCTCAACGGTCTGAAGCCGAAAGGCCTGCGACGGAAGATTTGTCGGCGTTGATGGATGGTGAGCTGACTCCGTCCGCCGTCGTCTCGGCGTGCCGTGCATGGCGCGACGATGAACAGATGCGCAGTCGTTGGCACGCCTATCACCTGATCGGTGATGTGATGCGTTCCGAAGACCTGGTGTCGGACGCCCAGCGCGACGCGCGGTTCCTGCTGGCGCTGCGCCAGCGGCTGGCCGACGAGCCGGTGGTGTTGGCGCCCGCAAGCGTCCCAGCCGCGGCAACCGTTGCGCCGACGCGGGCCCGCCGCTCCTGGATGGCGCCTGCAGCGGTCGCGGCAGGCTTCGCGGTGGTGGCCGGCGCGCTGGTCGTGACCCAGATGGCCGGTGGGCCTTCCTCGCGGGAGGCGGGTGCCGATATGTCCGTCGCCCAGGTCCCGTCTGCGTTGCAGGCCGTCGCCTTGAGCGACAAGGCGGCGTCTGCGACTGGCGAAGCCCCGAGCGTGGTGCTCAGCGGTCAGCTGGTGCGTGATGCGCGTCTG
Protein-coding regions in this window:
- the fabD gene encoding ACP S-malonyltransferase; the protein is MTPFAFVFPGQGSQSVGMLNAWGDHTAVRDTLAEASEVLSEDVAAVIQAGPKETLDLTTNTQPYMLTAGIACYRAWLAETGAQPAVVAGHSLGEYSALVAAGSLSLAQALPLVRFRAQAMQQAVPVGQGGMAAILGLDAAQVIEGCSEAAAEVGQPVEAANFNDPKQTVIAGTKAAVDRACEVLKAKGAKRALPLAVSAPFHSSLMKPAGEALRLRLADTVLAAPQIPLINNIDVALQTDPVAIRDALYRQSFGAVRWVETIQAIRARGISHIVECGPGKVLAGMVKRIDTEATGLAMYDPATLAEVKGALA
- the fabG gene encoding 3-oxoacyl-ACP reductase FabG, whose amino-acid sequence is MSELQFAGQVALVTGASRGIGRVIALQLASQGLKVIGTATTEAGAQAISEGLAGHAGCRGISLNVNDGQALEAAIETIVKEHGALHVLVNNAGITRDMLSMRMKDEDWDAVIDTNLKAVFRASRAVTKSMMKQRYGRIINITSVVGATGNPGQANYAAAKAGVAGMTRSLARELGSRGITVNCVAPGFIETDMTKKLSEQQTSALMTQIPLGRLGQASDIAHAVAFLASPQAGYITGTELHVNGGMFMN
- the acpP gene encoding acyl carrier protein — encoded protein: MSDIEARVKKIIAEQLGVPEADVSNEKAFVADLGADSLDTVELVMALEDEFGIEIPDEEAEKITTVQLAIDYALKHQKA
- the fabF gene encoding beta-ketoacyl-ACP synthase II — translated: MSRRRVVITGLGLISPVGNTVEEGWANIVAGKSGIDTITRFDASGFSCQFAGEVKGFKVEDYIPGKEARHMDTFIHYGIAASAQAIQDAGLPTGDQLNEEQAERIGCLVGSGIGGLPMIEETHGEYTSRGPRRISPFFVPASIINMISGHVSIRFGFAGPNLAIVTACTTGLHSIGQAARLIEYGDADVMIAGGAESTISPLGIGGFTAPRALSSRNDDPKTASRPWDKDRDGFVLGEGAGVLVLEEYEHAKKRGAKIYAELAGFGMGADAYHMTAPNVDGPKRSIRAALRNAGIDGSQVQYLNAHGTSTPLGDVNETNAIKLAFGDHAKKLVVNSTKSMTGHLLGGAGGIESVFTTLAVQRQISPPTINIFNQDPECDLDYCANTARDLKIDYAVKNNFGFGGTNGTLVFKRI
- the rpoE gene encoding RNA polymerase sigma factor RpoE: MTATDADAPLIERVKQGDVKAFEMLVVKYQRRIERLIGRMVRDVDLVPDIAQETFIRAYRAIPQFRGESAFYTWLYRIAVNTAKKALVDLKRDPIVTESARSARDEEDETSRLESELSHGETPDAMLASKEIASAVNASIEALSEDLRQAITLREIEGLSYEEIAEVMNCPIGTVRSRIFRAREAIAQRLRPLLDTREGERW
- a CDS encoding sigma-E factor negative regulatory protein, with translation MSQRSEAERPATEDLSALMDGELTPSAVVSACRAWRDDEQMRSRWHAYHLIGDVMRSEDLVSDAQRDARFLLALRQRLADEPVVLAPASVPAAATVAPTRARRSWMAPAAVAAGFAVVAGALVVTQMAGGPSSREAGADMSVAQVPSALQAVALSDKAASATGEAPSVVLSGQLVRDARLDEYLAAHKRFGGSSLPGGHRAFFATLRLKCRRAEPPCCFACPLSSSPVPLLPPVRWPWRRRPWSAVTPLLRRGRRVRG